In Manis javanica isolate MJ-LG chromosome X, MJ_LKY, whole genome shotgun sequence, the DNA window GCAGTCCCATCTTCCCTTTCCAAGAACCAGAGAGGTGTGCTCAGCTTATGGATGTTATAGGCAGACAAGGAGCTTGAATATGGGCTCTGTCCCTGAAGGGCTGGCTGAACTTGCTCTTCCGCTGAGGAAGCAAACACAGGGTTTCCAAAGGTCCCCACTTTTCTGTCTGGAACTGGGTGGTGGGTACATGGCTGCTCGTGGGGCTTCATTAGTAGCAGCCCTATTGACCACCTAAGAAATCGTGTTCTCTTAGAACCTACTTTGAGTTGAACAGTCACAAATCTGTTGCAATGTATCTCCTTAAAGCCCTGCTTGATTCAGTCTCTGTTAATTCAAATTAAAGCCAGTGATTGGATTTTGGCATCTACTGGGAATGAATTTGCTTTCTTTACTCCCTAATTTGATCATGacaattttataaaatcattttagaGAATTACAAAATACCAATTATATTGTTCAATTCACCACATGTCCTGGCTGGCAAAGGCTCAGGTAATTTAGATGCTTGTAATTTTCTAAATGGTATTACCCTCTTAAACTGTACCCTAGGGTCCAAATCCACATTAACTAACTGACAAAAAATTATAGATAATTTTATTTGTGGCAACACAAGGGCAGGATTGTGGCAGGCATAATAAAACATCCTTTAAGTAAGGGCTCTGAGgtccccagagcccaggctcAAACAGGCCAACTATCGCTAAAGACCAGTTTAACCATTGCTGGTCTGTCTGCCATTCTTGAAAGGCTAGTTCAAGAAATGCCGTCTGATTATACAGCTGGAAGACCTCACCTGTGCTCTGTAGGAAGGAGCTCATTGAGCTCTTCAGAAATGCACGCCTGCACTCGAACTTTCTCCTTGAATTAAGAAACAGATCTCTATCACCGGTTCTGAGGTGAAAGGGGCCCATTTGAACCTCTTTAAAATTTCAAGGATTAGCTCACTTCATCACCCTTCCCAAATCGCCAAAGGTGTCAGGATGTCAAAGAGAGCTTCAGGACTGTCCCTTAATACTGCTTTTTCCAGGAATTGGAGCAGTGTTTCTCTACCTGGGCTGCATTTTAGAATCACCTAGGGAGGCTTTAAAAAACCTCATGCCCAGGACACACCTCAGACCAGTCACATCAGATCTCTAGGGCAGAGCCAGTCGTTGCTGGTTTCtaattccccaggtgattccaatgggTGCCACCGTCAAGACAGGCTGTTACAGATATTTGAGAAATTGATTTCTCGGTAGAGCAAAACCCACTAGGTGGCACCTTGAAGTTATGTAAGTGTACCAACACTGACAAGAGATAACCTTGGCCCATGAAGtattatacaatggggaaatagaaaTTGACCATGAATTCCACTGGCCGACTCACTTCGTATCTAATTCATCTATGATCACAGGCTTGTAAATTGCTAACTCAGCAGTAAACATTCATTCCATTTCAGCCAGTTGTGGGAGAGGTTGAAGGTAAAAAGTTACCTATTGGTGATGCTTATGTAGCCAAAAGAATACTGTTATGGAGGAAGAGGACTCCAATGTATGGAGTTACCCACTGAGATTGGCATCCAGTTGAATTCTAAAAGTGTTCGGCAACCTCTTGTATACCTTTAGGAAGAAAGCTGTTATTTGGCATTTACAAAATGTGGTGGGTCTGAAAATGCAGCAAGACAACTCTACCTGTAGTCAAAGTACCTTTCTATAAAAGAGGGGCAGGATCCGACAGAAGAGAAGGGGCCACCATGGATTCAGACACCTGTGCACCCCCCAGGGGTGCAGTACTggaatgttgagcatcttcttttttcatcatattaaaaataaagttgaaagaaTTGGACAGTAAACACCCATATATGCATGGCCTGCAGGAGGGGCTGGTTAACTTTTCCAGTAAAGGGTGGAGAGtcagtattttaggctttgggaGCCAAGAGGGAGTCAAGCAACTATTTTATTAAAAGGCTGGTAGTCTTGTTCATGTATTACATTTAAAACTGTTAAAAGTACTGTAAGCTCGTGGGTCATACAAAAATGGgcagtgggctggatttggcccatgggccagAGTTTGCTGATCTCGGCCTAAAGTCCATGTGACATTTTGTGCTCTTTGCTTTATCTTGGACCTctttcaaagtaaaaaatgaacagttAAAATCAATAGATAACGTCTCCTTTTGACACAACAGAGGGCAATGTGAGCAGGATAAAATGCCCTAAATAAAATGAGACCCTGATAATTATTTAGTTCTCATTATCTCTTATTATTCTTGGTATTCTTAAGATTTTCTATGCATTGAGTTGTTTCAGTTTcccattaatataaaatcatatgTTAATAGAAATTCTGTTAAGATAAAATTATAGCTAAATCAAGAAGGAAAGTAGCCTCTTCTCAGTGCAATTCAGTGAATCCCATGCAGAGGAGGTGGTCACTTTCCTAGCCATGACATCGAAGCAACTCCTCCACCTCGTTCTCTGCCCCTTCTTTCAGATAAAGACCATTTTGAGTGGTTTTATCATCAGAGGCTATTTGGGGAAGTGGACCCTGCTGATCAAGACTGTCACCCTGGTGCTGGTAGTGTCCTCGGGCCTGAGCCTTGGGAAGGAAGGGCCGCTGGTGCATGTGGCCTGCTGCTGCGGCAACTTCTTCAGCAGCCTTTTCTCCAAGTACAGCAAGAACGAGGGCAAGAGGCGAGAGGTGAGCAGGCCGTGCTTAGGTCCGAGGTGCTGAGCCCACCACCTGGGCTGCACGCGGGCCTGGGCCTCACGTCAGTGCTTCGCCTTGCAGGTGCTCTCGGCTGCCGCTGCCGCTGGAGTCTCCGTGGCCTTCGGGGCTCCCATCGGGGGTGTGCTTTTCAGCCTGGAAGAGGTGAGAAGGGGCGGCTGAGGAATGTGGGCATGATTGGCACAGCAGTAGGCCTCCACTACTGGACCCTTTGAGGACTAGATTCCTGCAGCTCATTAAGGAGCCACAATTTCACCGTTGAAATACTCTGTTTCcaaatattgctttaaaaattgccagtatagtttttttttttgaagatttgccATCGCCTCTCTTTTTCATGACCAATTTAGTCAAGCATTTTTGTCTTTGGCAACTCGGATGGCTCTATTCCAGGGGtcggcaaacattttctgtaaagagccaggtagtaaatattttaggctctgcAGGTCTTACGGGCTCTGGCACAGCGGCCGTGGTAGTGGGAAAGCTGCCACAGACCACACGCACAGGAGTGGGCGGGGCTGCATCCCAGTGAACTTGCCTTACGGACGCTagagtttgaattttatatacttttcacAGATCACAAAATAGTGTTCTTTTGAACATTTCACATGTCACAGAATACTCTTTTTCCTCTAACCAATTaagaatgtaaaaaccattctcaaCTCCTATGCCATACAAATACATTTCCAGGGCCAGGGTTTTCCAACCCTGACCTACTCTGTTGTCTGTAGAATCAAATCCAGAAGTTCATTTGcttttagtgtgtgtgggggggtgtctCTGTGCCACAAGCAGAATTAtaatgaattattttcctttctcaaaaaaataGCTCACACTCACCTTGACTAGTATCCATTCCACTTTAGAGATAGAATCCATCAATATCTTTGTTGGTGTATTTTGTTCATGATTAGGCCCAGATTGAGTAGTGAGTACTGCCTGTCTTTGGTCTCGAGTGGGACTTTCATGCCCGGTGCTGGGGGTGGCTGCCAGTCAGGGCTGGGGCTCTGGGCAGCTGCCTTCGGCCAGGCCCTAATTCCCTGCTTGTTCCTTGCAGGTCAGTTACTACTTCCCCTTGAAGACCTTGTGGAGGTCCTTCTTTGCGGCCCTGGTGGCAGCCTTCACGCTGCGGTCCATCAACCCCTTTGGGAACAGCCGCCTTGTTCTCTTTTATGTGGAATATCACACGCCCTGGTACATGGCTGAACTCTTCCCCTTCATCCTGCTTGGGGTCTTCGGGGGCTTGTGGGGAACACTGTTCATCCGCTGCAACATCGCCTGGTGCAGGAGGCGCAAAACCACCAGGCTGGGGAAGTACCCGGTGCTGGAGGTCATCGCAGTGACAGCCATCACTGCCATCATCGCCTACCCCAACCCCTACACGCGCCGGAGCACGAGCGAGCTCATTTCTGAGCTGTTCAATGACTGCGGGGCCCTCGAGTCGTCCCAGCTCTGTGACTACATCAATGACCCCAACATGACCCGGCCTGTGGATGACATCCCAGACCGGCCGGCTGGGGTCGGGGTTTACACAGCCATGTGGCAGCTGGCCCTGGCTCTGATCTTCAAAATCGTCATTACCATATTTACCTTTGGCATGAAGGTAAGTGAAGGGGAAGGAAGATTCGTGGGCAGCCCCGGTCCTGGAGTAGCACCTGCTTGCCAGAATACAGCTGTggtgggagggaaaggggagcCGCCGCAGGGAGTGctctttgtgccaggcacttgacATTCTTTGAATCAACAGGAAACGATGCTTTCAGTGACAACAAGCCCAAGAAATAGCGATTTTAATGCCATTTACCAGTGAAAAAGCTAAGGCTCAGAGTATGGTATTCACAGAGAGATATGTGTAGTTTGGCGAACTTCCACAACACACGCACTTGTGTCAGCAGCGCCCAGAACCAGAAGCAGAATATTGAGAACCTTCCAGAGGCCCTGTCATGTtccattactatggctttttggATGGAATTTTTGAGATTTGTTTATTTTGAGAAAGTCTAAGAAACTGTGTATAGCGTTTACACTTGAGTATGTAACTGTCAAACACAAACCTAAATTTTTACCTTAAGAACGACGATGGGTGGACTTTATATTAAACAGCTGATGGTCTCTGATCCATCGTCTCTTAGCAAAGGGGTTTATTTTCATGTCTGAGGAAGACACTAGCTGCATCTTttggtgcctgctgggagaagTCTGCTTCGAAGATGCTAATTTAATCTGCTGTCAGATTGGGCAGCTCAGAAAGGAACATTTTCTCAGGAACATCCCAACTCTAGAAATCACACTCGAGGCTCCAGAGTGACCTGGGGTTTGGTTAAAGATCTGCTGCTCTCCTCAAACTGATGACAGTCTGGGGGGTGTACTTGCAGCTCCCGGTCAGGATTGGCAGTCACATGCAGCCTCCACGAACACAGGCATGTTCTGTAGCACATGTCCGACCACTCAATACATTAAAGTGTATTTTCACACAGTAAAGTATAAAACACACTTATTACCAAGATTTTAGTTTACATAGTCTGTTTCTTTTCTGCCTCTCACCTGGCTCAAAAATATCCAGAGCACTTGTTGGAAAATGTACTTTGTTAGGAAGTGGGAGCTGTCCCCCCGCACCATCTCTCTATATTCAAGAGGCCTTATGCCCGTGAAGAGCTTTTTGGAAGATCCAGGGCATTCAGCTTCTTTATTTTACCTGTGAACAGTTACAGGCCGTCCTTTTCCATTTTCATGCTGTGGCttgacatttaattttaaaagctaatCTGAATGACGCgcaaggggagagagaaagtggtGAGTATGTCTAACAACAGACACTCCCCTTGAATGTTATTTGCAGTGGGGCTTCACATTCTTTAATTCACAGCAGGCAAGCCAGGCCAGCTTTGGAAGGAGAGGAGACGGAAGGGTAAGATTGCATTCTCTCCAGGTCACAGTAGACAGGACTGACTGAGCAGGAGAATCACTTGTTCTGCCTTTTCCCAGCTGACTTATTTTCAAGCATTGTGCCTCCTTTGAAGACTAAAGCAAAATGCAAGCCTGTGGAGGAGGGGGGGCGGGTACCGTGTTTactgggggtggggaagtggaAATTCAGACTCTTTCCCTGATGCTTCTTTTTGGTCTGTGCTCCCTGGAGATCCCCTCAGGCCTCTTCATCCCCAGTATGGCTGTGGGAGCCATGGCAGGCAGGATGGTGGGAATCGGTGTGGAGCAGCTGGCTTATCATCACCACGACTGGATCATCTTTAGGAACTGGTGCCGGCCTGGAGCAGACTGTGTCACTCCAGGACTTTATGCCATGGTGGGAGCTGCAGCCTGCCTAGGTACAGCcacaggtggggtggggtgggaggcacaAGGAAAGGTGAGATGGGCCAACCGCAAGGGCTGATCTGGTTTAGAGGACTGGCTGGAAGGAAGACTGGGCTCTAGCATTTCCATTCTCAGGATAGGCCAGGTTGTGCTGCTATAACAAGCAAACCCCTGCAGCTCAGTGATTAACACACCAAGACACATCTTGCTTATGATATGCAGGCGATCTTCATTACTTATAATTCCACATTGGGGAATTTTCCTACTTGCTAAAATATGTTTGTGACCCCTAAATCAGTACTTGTGCTATCACAGTCATTCTTAGACACATGCAGAGTGGTGAAAATTTCAGTGTCTGGTACACATATTGCCCGCCGAGGTTGAACAGGGTGAAGGTCCACCTTCTTGTTCTAGCTCTTACACTGGACACAAGTGTCCTTCATGTGGTCTATTTAGTGCcatctttttgcatttttgtgctttttatcaatgcttttgctatttaaaatggcCCCCAGTGtagtgctgaagtgctgtctaGTGTACCTAAGGGCAGGAAGGCTGGGATGTGCCTTGCAGAGAAAATACGTGTTAGAGAAGTTTCCTTCAGTGCTGTCAGCTATGAGTTCAATGTGAATGAGTGAACTATACACACTAAATAAAATGTCTATAAGCAGAAACACATATGAAATAAGGTTTTGTATCAGTTGGTTGACAAAAATAttgtgaccagaggctcacaggaacctaaccTTATAATATTTCCCCTAGGGCAGTGattcagtatttgctaattcagtgtttgtgCCAAGTTTATAGATTGTAATTACTGTGAATTATGAGaaccaactgtgtgtgtgtgtatgtgtgtgtgtgtgactgaggtAGCAGAGGGCTCTTCTCCGCTCAgtcattcagggacccaggctgatgGAATCCCCACCATCTTGCAGCTGTGCCATTGGAATAGTGGTTTTCAATTAGGGGCAGTCATGCCTCTCAGGGACATAGAACACTGGAGGCTTTTTTGGTTGTACACCTGAGGAGGTGTTACTAGTGTATAGTGGGTGGGGGCCAGTGATGCTGTTGCACACCCTGTAGTGGACAGAATAGCCCAGTGACAGAGTTATCCAGCCCCAAACATTCCTACTGCTGAGGTAGGGAAACCCCAGTTTAATCTCACTGGGAGAGTAGCCGTCCGTGTGGATTTCCCCTTTGCATACCAAGGGAGGTAAGGATGGGTCCCTCTCCTGTGTATGTTTCCTAAGAATCTCTACAGTTTTCTAGCCTCTGGGGTTCTGGAGGAGAGCCATGCTTGCCGAGTCAGAAGCCTGCATAGCCCACACAGGACCCATTTACCAAAGAGCAAGGGTGTGGTCCTGGGTGGACAGCCAACCCAGGTGTCCCTCGCTGGGAGGAGCCCTCCAGTCAGTGGCTCCCTGAGGCAAGGCTGTGGTCAACAGAGCCTGGCCTCTGTTCTAGAGGCCTGAGCTTGGGCAGCATGTCTACCATCTCCTCAGAGCAGGCGTTGGGGATTTATAGGCAGCTTGTCAGTTTCCATAGTTCATGCCCTCTTGAGGGTCCAGAGCTGAGTTTCAGAATTTCATTCCCTGTCTTTGGTCACAGGTGGAGTTACCAGGATGACGGTGTCATTGGTGGTCATCATGTTTGAATTAACGGGTGGTCTGGAGTATATCGTGCCCCTGATGGCAGCAGCTGTGACCAGCAAGTGGGTGGCTGATGCCTTTGGGAAAGAGGGCATCTACGAGGCCCACATCCACTTAAATGGCTACCCGTTTCTGGACGTGAAGGATGAGTTCACCCACCGCACACTGGCCACTGACGTCATGCGGCCACGGCGGGGAGAGCCCCCACTGTCCGTGCTCACCCAGGACAGCATGACCGTGGAGGATGTGGAGACGCTCATCAAGGAGACTGACTACAATGGCTTCCCCGTGGTCGTGTCCAGGGATTCTGAGCGTCTCATTGGATTTGCCCAGAGACGGGAGCTGATTCTGGCAATAAGTGAGTGAGGGGAGCAAACCTCATAGTTTACTGAGAGACTATGGCCGCCTTTGGATGCCCCAAATTCTCAAAGAGCTTAGAGAGAATGTACAAAGGTCAGAGGGCCTTAAGTGGGGCTCTCACACTTTGATGGATATTTCTATCACCTGGGTATCTGGCTAAAATGCGGAGTccgattcagtgggtctggggtggggcctgagactctgcattCCCCGCAAACTCCCATTGGTGCTGATGCTGCTGGCCCCCAGGTCACACTGTGAGGAGTGATGTGGGAAGGCATTGATGGCTGGCAAACGGCTGCCACGTTTGCAGGCAGCTGCCTGGGCCCACTGCCCTAGGAGGCAAGCTGCTGCTGCCCCTGTAGGGAGCTGTGAAGGAAGAGACGCAGCTGTGACTGTCCAGGTCGGCTGGTCCCAGGGACGGACTGTCAGGCAGGCTTGCCAAATTAGCAGGTGGGTGCTGTGCCTCGGTGTGCCTTCCTGGCATGGCACAAGCCCTTGACGTCACTGTGTGACCTCATGTCCGATTCTCCCAGGCAGGGGCCCACGTGGGTGGAGGAGCAGATGTCAGGTCAGTTCTGAGGGACGCTCTCCCTGCTCGTGCACCACCcaagctgagctgggctgaggggCAGGCTGGTGACTTGGGATGATGCTTAGGTGGGTGTCACAAAGATAGGTGGGTCCTGTCAGCTTGGGGATGCCCACACTGGAAGGGGGGAGCAGGGGGTAGAAGGACAACGGTCTGGGTGTGAGCCATTGGAGGCCCAGGCAGGGAGGAGCAGTGCGCCTTGGAGGGTGCCCTCTGGGTGCAGTCCTGCCGGGCCTCCTGATGAAACGGGGGTGGGACCAGCTTCTGTGACAGCAGTCCGAGCGCAGATCCCATCCTGCTTGGCATGTGTGCTCGCATGATCTGCACACCATCCCAGCATCTCACGGTAGGCTGGGGCTCACGGCACAGCTCGTGTGCACGTGATGATTTTACTGTATATCCCACCTTCCGGAGTGTTCCTGAAGGTTGCCAGCGGGACTTGCCTGGGTATGATTGTGGATGCCCTGCTGGGACCACCTTCACCAGACAACCCTTCGCTTATCCCTGCCCTTTCTTGACTATTTCTAACGCTCTCCCTTTGAATTTCTAAAATCTCTTTGGGCCattaaatagcttttaaaatatctttaaagtacGTTTATCAAAGGTTTTATAAAAATGAGTTTAGATAAACTATGTCTAATAATTTTAGCTTGTTGCTCAAACATCCTGCAAAGCAAcaattgcttttatattttagacACGATGGCACATTTATAAATGCCTCTTTTTATTAGGTCCTGTCACTTAACAGGCAGGTACTTTTAGGCATAAATATTGCcttatagataattttttttaaagctgtacaAGAACGATTGggtttgttttaaaatcatgtaATCAGCAGCCTTTAAAAAAAGTGTTTCAATTCCTGAAGTTTTAAGCAAAGGctgaaattaaaaaactaaactaaTAAATGTCATGGAATCCATTACCTGTTGTGTCGCTCCAGGCACACCTGCTAAGAGACAGCTCACTAATTTTGCTGAAACCCATTACTGCAATCAAGTGGGAAGCAGAAATTGTCATCAACTGGTTAGAGAAGAAATTTAAGCTCGCCAACCCAGTGCTCTCCTAGAAGCTATGTTTGGAATGTCTAAAGAGGCAACACGCGGTGTAAATAATACCTATATGCTCTCAATCAGACCAAAAACAGTAGAGGAGCTGCTATTTAACAGGGT includes these proteins:
- the CLCN4 gene encoding H(+)/Cl(-) exchange transporter 4 isoform X2; this translates as MVNAGVMSGSGNLMDFLDEPFPDVGTYEDFHTIDWLREKSRDTDRHRKITSRSKESIWEFIKGLLDAWSGWVVMLLIGLLAGTLAGVIDLAVDWMTDLKEGVCLSAFWYSHEQCCWTSNETTFEDRDKCPLWQKWSELLVNQSEGASAYILNYLMYILWALLFAFLAVSLVRVFAPYACGSGIPEIKTILSGFIIRGYLGKWTLLIKTVTLVLVVSSGLSLGKEGPLVHVACCCGNFFSSLFSKYSKNEGKRREVLSAAAAAGVSVAFGAPIGGVLFSLEEVSYYFPLKTLWRSFFAALVAAFTLRSINPFGNSRLVLFYVEYHTPWYMAELFPFILLGVFGGLWGTLFIRCNIAWCRRRKTTRLGKYPVLEVIAVTAITAIIAYPNPYTRRSTSELISELFNDCGALESSQLCDYINDPNMTRPVDDIPDRPAGVGVYTAMWQLALALIFKIVITIFTFGMKIPSGLFIPSMAVGAMAGRMVGIGVEQLAYHHHDWIIFRNWCRPGADCVTPGLYAMVGAAACLGGVTRMTVSLVVIMFELTGGLEYIVPLMAAAVTSKWVADAFGKEGIYEAHIHLNGYPFLDVKDEFTHRTLATDVMRPRRGEPPLSVLTQDSMTVEDVETLIKETDYNGFPVVVSRDSERLIGFAQRRELILAIRDSASLGDQFLTEVCGLIQS
- the CLCN4 gene encoding H(+)/Cl(-) exchange transporter 4 isoform X1; the encoded protein is MVNAGVMSGSGNLMDFLDEPFPDVGTYEDFHTIDWLREKSRDTDRHRKITSRSKESIWEFIKGLLDAWSGWVVMLLIGLLAGTLAGVIDLAVDWMTDLKEGVCLSAFWYSHEQCCWTSNETTFEDRDKCPLWQKWSELLVNQSEGASAYILNYLMYILWALLFAFLAVSLVRVFAPYACGSGIPEIKTILSGFIIRGYLGKWTLLIKTVTLVLVVSSGLSLGKEGPLVHVACCCGNFFSSLFSKYSKNEGKRREVLSAAAAAGVSVAFGAPIGGVLFSLEEVSYYFPLKTLWRSFFAALVAAFTLRSINPFGNSRLVLFYVEYHTPWYMAELFPFILLGVFGGLWGTLFIRCNIAWCRRRKTTRLGKYPVLEVIAVTAITAIIAYPNPYTRRSTSELISELFNDCGALESSQLCDYINDPNMTRPVDDIPDRPAGVGVYTAMWQLALALIFKIVITIFTFGMKIPSGLFIPSMAVGAMAGRMVGIGVEQLAYHHHDWIIFRNWCRPGADCVTPGLYAMVGAAACLGGVTRMTVSLVVIMFELTGGLEYIVPLMAAAVTSKWVADAFGKEGIYEAHIHLNGYPFLDVKDEFTHRTLATDVMRPRRGEPPLSVLTQDSMTVEDVETLIKETDYNGFPVVVSRDSERLIGFAQRRELILAIKNARQRQEGIVSNSIMYFTEEPPELPANSPHPLKLRRVLNLSPFTVTDHTPMETVVDIFRKLGLRQCLVTRSGRLLGIITKKDVLRHMAQMANQDPESIMFN